One Chloroflexota bacterium genomic window carries:
- the accD gene encoding acetyl-CoA carboxylase, carboxyltransferase subunit beta produces the protein MRKLFSNQERRFGFLPGRQQQPELPDELWEKCAGCGEMIYAAEFEQSAHVCPKCDHHARLSARKRVAYLLDEGSFAERDNEMRSRDILGFERPDRSYEQKLADEADKAGIPESVVYGTGTVRGEDVVLAVIDTNFFMATMGSVVGEKITRAIELATVTRTPLIIVSASAGARMEEGMFSLMQMAKTSAALTRLHEARVLYVSILTDPTLAGVTASFATLADVIVAEPQATIGFTGPRLIEQITHAKLPAGTHSAEFMLERGMVDCIVPRADLRRTLARLIGLYSHQTLDPRTDVVPPTNGSTQAETVS, from the coding sequence ATGCGGAAACTATTCAGCAATCAAGAGCGGCGGTTTGGCTTTTTGCCGGGACGGCAACAGCAGCCTGAGCTACCTGATGAACTTTGGGAAAAGTGCGCTGGCTGCGGCGAGATGATCTATGCGGCAGAATTCGAGCAAAGTGCTCATGTCTGTCCAAAGTGCGATCACCATGCCCGCCTGAGTGCTCGCAAGCGTGTCGCCTACCTTCTCGACGAGGGCTCTTTTGCCGAACGCGACAATGAAATGCGCTCGCGTGACATTCTGGGCTTCGAGCGGCCAGACCGCAGCTACGAACAAAAGCTTGCAGATGAAGCGGACAAAGCCGGCATTCCGGAATCAGTAGTCTACGGTACCGGCACGGTACGAGGCGAAGACGTGGTGCTGGCCGTCATTGACACAAATTTCTTCATGGCGACAATGGGCTCGGTGGTCGGCGAGAAGATTACCCGGGCAATCGAGCTCGCCACGGTGACGCGCACGCCGTTGATCATCGTATCGGCATCCGCCGGCGCACGCATGGAAGAAGGCATGTTTTCCCTCATGCAGATGGCAAAGACCTCCGCCGCCTTGACACGGCTGCACGAGGCGCGCGTACTCTACGTCTCGATCCTTACCGATCCCACGCTTGCGGGTGTCACCGCCAGTTTTGCGACGCTTGCCGACGTGATTGTCGCCGAGCCGCAGGCCACAATTGGCTTTACCGGTCCGCGCCTCATTGAACAGATTACGCACGCCAAGTTGCCGGCAGGGACACACTCGGCAGAATTCATGCTCGAGCGCGGCATGGTGGACTGTATTGTGCCGCGGGCAGACCTGCGGCGTACGCTCGCCCGCTTGATAGGCCTATACTCCCACCAGACATTGGACCCCCGCACCGACGTTGTGCCGCCGACAAACGGCAGCACTCAAGCGGAGACTGTTTCCTAG